The Xyrauchen texanus isolate HMW12.3.18 chromosome 28, RBS_HiC_50CHRs, whole genome shotgun sequence genome has a segment encoding these proteins:
- the taar1b gene encoding trace amine-associated receptor 1b — MDYQELFNYTKRDLCYEDLNGSCWKYTRPSSVQVPMLITMTLITFVTIIGNLLVIISIGHFKQLHMPTNQLILSLALCDFLVGLFVMPLSAVRSWQGCWYFGDFMCKLHTCIDITLSTASIFHLVCVSTERYCAVCNPLKYPSCIGFPTVPFMISISWLIPAVFAYTMTFSELNLLGARGFYETHVYCVGGCHVFFSHGSAVIASTISFYVPGLIIIGIYYRIYMVARNQARSINRLFKQLRRDYPSRDTQHRARKATVTVAFVVGIFLICWTPFFICNIMDPFIGYTIPSVVIDALVWFGYVNSTLNPFIYAFLYSWFRKAVQIIITGTIFQNNSSRKRLYP; from the coding sequence ATGGATTATCAAGAGCTTTTCAACTACACAAAAAGGGATCTCTGTTATGAGGATTTGAATGGATCCTGTTGGAAATATACACGACCTTCTAGCGTCCAAGTTCCAATGCTTATCACCATGACGTTGATCACCTTTGTGACAATCATTGGGAATCTACTGGTCATCATCTCCATAGGACATTTCAAGCAGCTCCACATGCCAACAAACCAACTTATTCTGTCTCTCGCCTTGTGTGACTTTCTAGTTGGGCTATTCGTCATGCCGTTAAGTGCTGTCCGTTCCTGGCAAGGCTGTTGGTACTTTGGTGATTTCATGTGTAAGTTACACACATGTATTGACATCACCCTCAGCACCGCATCAATTTTCCACCTTGTATGTGTGTCGACAGAACGCTATTGCGCCGTGTGTAACCCATTAAAGTATCCTTCTTGTATTGGTTTTCCAACGGTACCATTTATGATCTCTATAAGCTGGTTGATCCCTGCCGTATTCGCTTACACAATGACCTTCAGTGAACTCAACCTCCTGGGTGCCAGGGGCTTCTACGAAACACATGTATATTGTGTGGGAGGGTGCCATGTGTTTTTTAGTCATGGTTCGGCGGTGATCGCTTCCACGATTTCATTCTATGTCCCAGGCCTCATTATTATTGGGATATATTATAGAATCTACATGGTTGCTCGAAACCAAGCAAGATCTATTAATCGTCTGTTTAAACAGTTAAGAAGAGATTATCCATCACGAGATACACAACACAGAGCACGGAAGGCTACGGTAACAGTTGCTTTCGTGGTTGGAATTTTCCTTATTTGCTGGACACCCTTTTTCATCTGTAACATCATGGATCCTTTTATTGGCTACACCATCCCCTCAGTGGTGATTGATGCTCTTGTTTGGTTTGGCTATGTCAATTCCACCTTAAATCCATTCATTTATGCATTCCTGTATTCTTGGTTCAGAAAGGCTGTCCAAATTATAATAACTGGAACAATATTCCAAAATAATAGCAGCAGAAAACGGCTGTACCCGTAG